The Nocardia arthritidis genome has a window encoding:
- a CDS encoding glycosyltransferase family 2 protein → MNPDSAAPGGLVVVTVTYSPGEHLEHFISTLAAATTEKPQVILADNGSVDGVPEMVAEANSHVRLLRTGGNIGYGGAINRAVAEIDPDVEFIVIANPDIRWGTDSIDQLLAAARRWPRAGALGPLVLEPDGSVYPSARAVPGLLDGAGHAILGTVWPGNPWTRRYRQENEQISERTVGWLSGCCLLVRRAAFDAIDGFDSRYFMYMEDVDFGDRMGKAGWHNVFVPGAEVTHAKGHAAGRNPATMLPAHHASAYRFQADRHPHWWQAPLRLALRLGLAVRERIAVRSALRRQAREAGKTA, encoded by the coding sequence GTGAACCCCGATTCCGCGGCCCCAGGTGGCCTTGTCGTCGTCACGGTGACCTACTCGCCCGGCGAGCACCTCGAGCACTTCATCAGCACCCTCGCCGCGGCCACCACGGAGAAGCCGCAGGTGATCCTGGCCGACAACGGATCGGTCGACGGCGTGCCGGAGATGGTGGCCGAGGCCAATTCGCATGTGCGGCTGCTGCGCACCGGCGGCAATATCGGCTATGGCGGCGCGATCAACCGGGCGGTCGCGGAGATCGATCCGGATGTCGAGTTCATCGTCATCGCGAATCCCGATATCCGCTGGGGCACCGACTCCATCGATCAGCTGCTCGCCGCCGCGCGCCGCTGGCCGCGGGCCGGTGCGCTCGGCCCGCTGGTGCTGGAGCCGGACGGCAGCGTCTACCCGTCGGCGCGGGCCGTGCCCGGTCTGCTCGACGGTGCGGGCCACGCCATCCTCGGCACCGTCTGGCCGGGCAACCCGTGGACCCGCCGCTACCGCCAGGAGAACGAGCAGATCTCCGAGCGCACCGTCGGCTGGCTGTCCGGCTGCTGCCTGCTGGTGCGCCGGGCCGCCTTCGACGCCATCGACGGCTTCGACTCGCGCTACTTCATGTACATGGAGGATGTGGACTTCGGCGACCGCATGGGCAAGGCGGGCTGGCACAACGTCTTCGTGCCCGGCGCGGAGGTCACCCACGCGAAGGGACATGCGGCGGGTCGCAATCCGGCAACTATGCTGCCCGCGCATCACGCCAGCGCGTACCGTTTCCAGGCAGACAGGCATCCGCACTGGTGGCAGGCGCCACTGCGCCTCGCGCTGCGCCTCGGACTTGCGGTGCGCGAGCGGATTGCGGTTCGATCTGCGCTGCGCCGGCAGGCGCGCGAAGCGGGCAAAACGGCTTAG
- a CDS encoding sugar phosphate nucleotidyltransferase yields MAGNAGTDAVVLVGGQGTRLRPLTLSAPKPMLPTAGVPFLTHLLARIADAGINHVVLGTSYKAEIFEEHFGDGSDLGLELEYVTETKPLGTGGGIRNVLPRLRADNVMVFNGDVLGGTDLGAVLDTHESTNADVTLHLVRVSDPRAYGCVPTDENGRVTAFLEKTPDPPTDQINAGCYVFRREYIEKIPAGRPVSVEHEVFPALLTEGARVQGHVDTAYWRDMGTPEDFVRGSADLVRGIAPSPALHGQRGESLVHPGAGIAPGALLIGGTCVGRGAEVGAGSRLDSTVVFDGAHIEAGAVVERSIIGFGARIGPRALVRDAVIGDGAQIGARCELLRGARIWPGVDIPDGGIRFSTDV; encoded by the coding sequence ATGGCAGGAAATGCAGGCACCGACGCCGTGGTTCTGGTCGGCGGACAGGGGACGCGGCTGCGGCCGCTGACCCTTTCGGCACCCAAACCGATGTTGCCGACCGCTGGCGTCCCGTTCCTGACCCACCTGCTGGCCCGCATCGCCGACGCCGGCATCAACCATGTGGTGCTCGGCACCTCGTACAAGGCGGAGATCTTCGAGGAACATTTCGGCGACGGCTCCGACCTGGGCCTCGAGCTCGAGTACGTCACCGAGACCAAACCGCTCGGCACCGGTGGCGGCATCCGCAACGTGCTGCCGCGGCTGCGCGCCGACAACGTGATGGTGTTCAACGGTGACGTGCTCGGCGGCACCGATCTGGGCGCGGTGCTGGATACGCACGAGTCGACGAACGCCGATGTGACGCTGCATCTGGTGCGGGTGAGCGATCCGCGCGCGTACGGCTGCGTGCCGACCGACGAGAACGGCCGGGTGACGGCCTTCCTGGAGAAGACCCCCGACCCGCCGACCGACCAGATCAACGCAGGCTGCTATGTGTTCCGCCGCGAATACATCGAGAAGATTCCGGCGGGCCGCCCGGTCTCAGTGGAACATGAGGTGTTCCCGGCGCTGCTCACCGAGGGCGCACGGGTGCAGGGACATGTCGACACCGCCTACTGGCGGGATATGGGCACGCCGGAGGATTTCGTCCGCGGCTCGGCCGATCTGGTGCGCGGTATCGCGCCGTCGCCCGCGCTGCACGGTCAGCGGGGGGAATCACTGGTGCATCCCGGTGCGGGTATCGCGCCGGGCGCACTGCTCATCGGCGGCACCTGCGTCGGCCGCGGCGCCGAGGTCGGCGCCGGTTCCCGGTTGGACAGCACGGTGGTCTTCGACGGCGCGCATATCGAGGCGGGCGCGGTGGTGGAACGCTCCATCATCGGCTTCGGCGCCAGGATCGGTCCGCGCGCCCTGGTGCGCGACGCGGTCATCGGCGACGGCGCGCAGATCGGCGCCCGCTGCGAACTCCTGCGCGGCGCCCGCATCTGGCCCGGCGTCGACATCCCCGACGGCGGCATCCGGTTCTCCACCGACGTCTAG